The Marmota flaviventris isolate mMarFla1 chromosome 5, mMarFla1.hap1, whole genome shotgun sequence genome includes the window AGCATTCCCACCTGGTCAGTGTCATGGCGAGACTCCTCCCAGTTGGAAGATGGCCCTGGCCGTGGCTCTTTGTCCCTCACCTGGCACCCACCCATTTCCCTCCCTGGGCAGCCTCTGGGCCCACACATAGGGGCACAAGCCCTCATAGAGGCCTGGAAGAGAGCCCAAGACTGTCTTCcatattttatctttcaaattcTGTTACTTTTGATCAAGTTTAATAAAGAATTTACACCAAGTTAGGAGAATGGATTCTGATTATCAGCGTCACAGAGCTTCCTGTCAGGCCTCCTGAGACATCACAGGCACCTCTGTTCCTTAATCAAGGATAATTTAAGGAGTAGTATTGCTTCAAAGtgaaattcaaaaacaaacaacacagcCTGAGCATGATGTGAGACCAAGTGGGATTTCAACCCCGGTGTTCCGGAGTCTGGTCACCCTCCACCTTGGCCTTGCAACTCAGCTCTCTCTCATTCTCGCTTTCACTCATTCACAACACCCGCTGATGTTGAGTAAGCTCCAGGGACCAAGCGAAGCCCCTAAATATGGAGAAGTGCTTGCTGTTCCTCCCTCCAAAGGCCGTAGAGGGCAGATAGGCACAGGGCATAGCCCCATTCCACAGAGTGAATTTGCAGTACTGTGGGGTAGATGGTGTCCATGCTGAAGGACCCCCACCTGCCAAGGCCGGCAGGTGGAAAACGAGagtgaggatgaggatgaggggTCAAGGGAGCAGTGTGGAAGGGGACAAAGCTGAGCGGAGACTCCTTGAATTACTGGAATTTGGATTGGACTTTGGAATGACTGGGTGGGACGTGAGGATATCCTGGGTGAACTCTACTTTTGGCCAACATCAACTTTATACTTACATAGTCCACTCGTCTTTAGCAAAAAACTGAGATTTTACAAAAGGATAAAATCAAAGTTACCAGAGTTGTGCTGTAAATTTATCTGTGGCTCTAGTCTAGCTCTCCTTTATAAGACAGTAAAAatagcactaacactattcctCTCTCTATATGTTAGACCacgatgcaagaaaagaccactgactccaattaaaatcaaattaaagcaagcttattatttagACCAGCCAGATTGCCTTTCCCATCAAAATCGTGGGAGCCAAGAACTGCACCACAGCTTCCTTGCAGCGCAGCTTTATAgcccaaaaagttacacaaagtggggttacagataacaaaactctgaggagcataacacacAAATGTTAGTTTACATTTTTCCTGGCCCCAATATCAGACAACATTATAAAGGTtgttagagcctcagagagggtcgtcaTCTGGTCAGGGAAGGCCAGGATTTATGAGGCGTCACTAAAGTTTAggaaagggttgttatctggtcagggaaaaccaggcatgggtgagttcaaggcatgggcaggcattccaagcagctTTACAACATCAACTTATGGCCAGGACATACAGACATcctaatattttacagaaaacagaaatgaatccttcataacTTGTGAAAATCTGGCTTCAGATCTAAAGAGAGAATTAGGCTAGGTATATCATATAAACTTGCACACATACATAAATTAGGTCATGTTCAGCATCAAATATTATGTTCTCCTCAGGTCACTTTGCCtccaaataaagagaaagaatttgTAAGGATAGGTATTGAAACTGTCAGATTCTCCAATAGCTTTGAGCTGGGGATTTAAACAATTCCCTTATTGTATTTCTCCCCACATTTTATTTAGTGCAAACACAGAACTTACataatcaacaaatattagaTGATCATGTAAAATGTTGCCACaatggtttcattttttaatatttttatatggctTTATAGATATACAGAATAGTGAGGGGCAGGCtgaaattttcattcatatacagaatataatttgctccatttcagtcccagtacatcttcttttcttccccacctgcctgtcctcttccccttcctttagTCTACTGGtttcctttcatttattgattggttgacTGGTTGATTGTgctttatacatacacataaacgCATTATTCATGGAGATGTGTTCATACATCCACCTCCCACaatttggtcagttttatttcctagttcctccctttcccattcctcttccCTAACCTTCATCCCCTTTGTCTCCCACTGATCTCCCCTCTCTTTTCAGGGAgtcatttctctatttttcttactTCACTCTGACTtcagcatatgagagaaaacacccTCAAGTACcagagtctggcttatttcattttgccTGGTAGTTTCCAGGTCTATGCATTTTACcaagtaaaataatttcattcttctttatgctgaAGAAAGCCACATTTTCTCTGTGCATTTGTTTGTTCATGGGCCCCTGTATAGGGTCCCAAACTAgacttttgtgaattgtgctgccttGCACATTGataggcatgtatcactgcaTGCTCAATGTAGTTCTTTTGCATAAATACCGAGAAGTGGGACAACAGGGTAATAAGATGGTTTCATTCCTATacttttgaggactctccatgcTTTTTTCCCAatgtggttgtactaatttacagtcctaccaaaaatgtatgaatttacttttccccccacattctcaccaaaaattattattgttcatattttgggtgatttttatatagtcttgatttgcatttccctgattactatGGATTTCTTCTGGTAGAGTTTCTTGTGTCTTCTCAGTGTAAGATGTCCTCAGCAAAGAGAGATACATCCCCTTCTTCCTTACCTAGTTATATCTCTTTAATGaccttctcttgcctcagctagagttttaaaaactatattgaataagagtgacAGTGGACATCCTTGTCCCATTTTTCGTTTTAAaggaaatgtgtttgttttttctgtatATTCTAGACGATGATGACTTTGAATCTGTCATATATAGCCCTTAAAATTACAGTTTCTTCTATCGatagtttctccagtgtttttaacatttatggGTGCTacattttgtcaaaggctttgcCTATatctatttagatgatcatgTGATTGTTATCTTActtctgttgatgtgatgaattaaatatattgacttgtgtatattgaaccaaacttgcattcttgagatgaaacccacttgatcatggtgcactatctcttaatgtgtttttgaaggCAGTCTGCtcatatttttaaggatttttgtttCTATGTTAACTGGGTATATTAATCTATACTTTAATtttcttgatgtatctttgtctggtttaggtatcaaaGTGACACagacttcatagaatgaattttggAGTCTTcccactttttatatttaatggaaTAACTTGAGGAAGATTGGCATTGggttttctttaaaggtctagtaGAACATGACTAAGAATCCATCTGAACCAGGGCAGTTCTTCATTGGAATGTTTTAAATTGCTGTTTCTgtctcattgcttgatattggtctttGTACATTTTCCATATCATTATGGTTCAATTTTGGTAGCTGACAGTGCTTAAAATTTATcagaatatttttagattttatcatttattggagtataaattttcaaaagaatttctaattatcctgtGGATTTCAGCAGTGCCtatggtgatatctccttttgtAGCTCAAATTTGGGTTATTtgtgtcctttctgtctctttcagTTAGTAAGTCTAAGGTTTATCCATCTTCTTTagcttttcaaagaaccaattctgTTGCATTCatcctttgcatttttttattcttaattttttgaattatggTTATCgtcttaattatttcttgccttccacTGGTTTTGGAACTAGCTTGCTCTTTTTTCTCTGGGTTTTTGATGTGTAACATTAGATTATTCATctatgatctttctttctttctttttctccttcttcttcttcttctttttcttcttcttcttcttctttttcttcttattctgtttttatgtaaGCATTCAATGCTTTAAACTTTCTTATGATGAGGCATTCATGCTGTCCCCGAGAatttaatatattgtatatatgttctaatttgtttctattttttcttctatgattcattcattatttaaatatattttaacctCCTTGTGtttatcatttctataatttttcttgctgTTCATTGTAATTTTATTCCTATATAATATGATGACAGGCatagaaatatatcatttttatattttctaatatttccatTGTGACTTACTCAAATGAACACTCCTAAGTATTCCCTTCATCATGTTGATCCTTAGATCTCTAACCTAGGAAATCAGAGGACTGTGGTGAACATTACCAAATATCTCCTACAGCATTCAATCTTCTCCTGTAATACCTTACTTCCTCCCTCCTGAGACTAATCCTGGGCAGCAGGCCAGAGCTGCAGAGCTGAATGTGTTGGAGAATTTGTTCTCAGCTTGAATTGAGTCCATTTCTACATCAGCAAAGTCAGGTGTAATGGCTTAGGCTCCTGTCCCTGTGGGCTTGGACACTGGGGATCAATTGGGGGCAAAGGGAGGACATGTAAGGTATGCTGGAGGAAGGTTCTGCACACCAAATGCAGCAGCTCAATCTTCGTTGCCCTTTGTAGAACCTGACGAAGTAAGTGTGGCATATCCTAGTTCATTTGGGCTTTAACAAGGCAATAGCAAAGGAAGATGTGTGAGCAAAGCAACAACATTGGGAACACTCACAAGGTGAAGGGCTTTGGGATGTCAGCATAAAGATGATGGTAGAGGTGGGATCAGAGAGCACTGAATGTGTTCTGAGGATTCCTTCCTGGTGCTCTTGACGTCTTGTGTCAGGAGAATTTGGTGGGAACCAGGGCTACTGCTCAGTGGCAGGACCTAGCTCCTTAGCCTGGTTAACTATGTGGAAGCATTGCTGTTTAAACATTTTGAGTTCAATACACTGTCAGCGGGGATTCTTTTAATGATAAAGCtacttttcttaaaatacaaaatcaagcaCTTCAGACAAGGTAAGTCAAGATGATATTATTGAACTCAGTTGATTtgagtaaaatttaaataaggGAAATAGTTTGGAGATGAGTTCACACACTTTTTGTTgcacaaagaacagaaaagtgGTTTGTTATGGTGTTCCCTTAACCAACTGGAAAAGCTAAGGGtgaatttaaaggtaaaatgaggCCATGTGAACCTGTTAAAATTATACAACGTGCTGCTCTCAAGGATTTGGAGCTTCGCTGGGACAACAAATTTCTCTGAGCCTGAGTCTTCTCAATGTTTAGCAtatggaaggaagagaggagatgGACTCACATTCAGGACCTTCTATGTGCTGAACACACAGAGCTCACTTATTTCTGTCCCCTAAATTCTGTCTTCAGAATTCTCATAGGAAAATGCTGAGATTGAGttatctgaggctcagagaagttgcTGGTTGTCTTGGGCTGATTCTCTGTAACATTTCAAAACTGTGCAATATTCATAACATTTGCAAGGTAAACTCAGGGTCCAACACTTGCTATGTTTACATGTATCAGGCTCTGTCAaattggattttcatttttttcttttttaaaaattctatatatttgaGCAATGGGCTTTGCAGGATGACCCACCTTGCAGCCTCAGGAATAGTTCTCTCCAAAGTATAATACAGCAAAAATGTGGTGTTTAAATGATTCTGTTGTAAGAAATAAGATTCCATACCTAATTAAAAAAAGTTGCTGGTAGTCAATGAAAATTGTCCCACATGTACCACCCAAAGGTTCCAGATCATAACAGCTCAATTACCAGGTGTACAGGATCCTGAAAGTAATGATTCAGACCCATTCTCTGAACacatgaaaatttttaatgttgCAAAATTAGTTACTGTAGTAACTACCATCAAAACTATTTAATCTGTAAAGTATACATCACATAATCTAAATATAAACATAGCCTATCTCCAAAAATGGCCCAAGGAAGGCATAAACAGCAGACTGAAATTAAACCTGGACTAAAAATTGAAAGGAGGAAAGCACCCCGATGGTTCTGTGCCCTCCAAGCCCGGGCTGTGTGTTAAGGATTGATTTATGAAATGATCGAGTCACACCTTGTTAGTTTGGTCGCTGTTACTAATTTACTTCTGAAGCTAATATTTTGTTCAGTTGATCAGCAGATCTACTGAGAGCCTCTGAGCcggaggcagagacagaggatTCAGTGGGTCCCACACTGTCCCTAAGCAGCACCCATCTGTGCTGGGGTCTCTTGCATGTGTGTCTTCCTTTGTTAAACCCAGGGTAGCCACAGCTGTCCTCATTACCCACTACCCACTCTCTGCCATGGGCTCCTCCTCTAAACTCTCTGCTCAACCAGAGCCTCCTGTGTGAGCTCCAGAAGGGGACCTGACCCCATGCCACACCCACTGGCCTCTCTCCTGGTCCAGAGCACAGTCTGCGTCCTCCCCTCCCTACACACTTGCCCTGGGGCCTGAGCTTCCAGAGCCCTCTTGTCTCTGTTGCTGTCCTGATGAGCCTTCAGGGCTGGTCCTGCTCCTCAGTCTGTGCAGAGTGGTCCAGAGCCTGAGGGCCCCAGCAGCACCTCCTTGGAGTGGCTTCCTCAGTGTTGTTGCCCAgctgtccctctgtccttcctccctgctctgttgtTCTTGCTGTCACTAATGTGCACACACCTTGCAGCACGTGTTTGGGCTGCTGCTCTATTGTCTGTGTCACCCACTGAATACGAGTTCCAGAGTGTGGAATCTTGTGTATTTTAACCACTAAATCCTGTTGATGGCCAGCAGCACTGCCACAAACAGAAGCAGTGAGCATATTTTGACGGGATGAATGGATTTCAGGGCTGGACACATTgtgttttccttctctgtgaGGTCAGAGCTCTGTCTCTAGACCGGCTGGAGGCACAGGAAGCCTGAGATCTCACTGCTCTGCAGGTAAAGTGATGCTGTGCTCCTGTTGGCTTCCTGACCACCACTTTTTTACTCTCAGTGCTTGTCAAACTGACAGCTTTCAAAATGTGTCCCCTCTTATGTGAAAAGCTCTCCTTTGCAATTGTATTCCTGTTTACTACGGTATATCAAGAAATCACTGCTGTTTACTTACTGAGATGAATCATGGCAACAAACTATTGgttgcttttctttcctgtcaGAAAATCATTAATCCAAATTAACATCCACAGTAGTCTGTGGCAGCATCCCCATGGAAGAGCTCAAATATAAAGTGCAAATCTCTCTAAGACTAGACACAGGGAGAAGTCAAACACATACTGGCGATATAAGAAATGTGACGAtctcattttatgaatatttgtgagaataaaaacaatgaatatgAAATTGCCAGATCTGACATGGcacaaggagaagaagagaagctGTTAAGGGCTGAGATGCAGATGCACATTCCCAAAGAACAGCCTAAGCAACCATATAACCTAGAAGAGGAACTCActcatttcttctcattttggTTTCTTTACTCTAAATGATTCATAACTAATTATGGTTTTACTTCCCCTACATAATTAAGTCTGAACAGGGCAAGTGCACACACATGTAAGCTACAGTCAGGACACTGCCTCTGCTCACGTTCCTTCCTAGGTGagcagctcagcagcagagccagATCCTGCTTGTAACCTGGGAAACTAAACTGCAGGACAGGAAGAAACATCCTCTTTATGGCCCATGTGCCTGACCTAGAGTTAGGCCTGATCCTATGGAGGACAATAATCATTACACCAATTACTTTGAATGCTTTATTCCACACACAGTAAATCACTCACCAGTTACTAAATGTGTTATTGTGAAATGATTAGTAATATGATGTCAAATCTCTTCCAAGGCATAACTGTATTTGAGAATGTTGTTCTTCACATCCATGAATTCTTCTAATTAtctgggaaatttaaaaaaatagtgcaaaaatcacattaaaataaatgaagtaatgaGAAGAACCTTTCATGTAAGTTATGGCACGTGCAAGTTTTTTGTATATGCAAAAAGTCTGTCCCTGTATGAGATTCCATTATCCATACCCATGTTGTATTTCTGTTAATTTTCTAGTTCTAGTTTGCCATTGTgaatatacaatgaaaaatattgcACAAGATTTAATCTGTCAACTTCATCATATGTAATTTGCttccaagaagaaaaggaaaatttatataaaaacctTAATATTTGATATTAGTTTGTAAGGTTTTCACAAATGAAAACCACATTAGGAAAGAGACAGTATCCAAAGAACATACTATACTAAGGTTGATCATATAGGACTCATGATACCTTCACAACTTAAGAAAGATGCTTTTGAATGATGACCCACTTCTAGGACCAGCCAAACAGCTTCTGTTTAGGAGGTGAGCAGCACAGCTCTGGGAGAAGACCCTGGCTTACTCAGCTGCAGCATtgccagtggggaggggagagcaggcaCTAAAGGTGTGGAGGAGGCGAGGTCACTGAGGATGCAGACTCAAGCACACAGGGCACTTCTGCGCCCCACAGGCCATGTCTGTGGTGAACCTGAGTGCTGAGTTGGGGAGCTGGGAAAGCAGGATCCTGGCTTCCTCCGGGGCTGAGCCTGGTGCATAGTCCTAGGAATGCTCCTACCCAGCATTATCTAGGAAGGACTTCCTCAGTTCTTTCATTTGTGTTTGTTGCATATGtgagtataatttttatttcaatttgagaTGGTTACCAGAAAGAACTGGGAAAGCAATTTTTAATTCCGATATCAAAATCTattgaacattattttttcacatattcctTGGCCACTGTATTTCCTCtattgagaagtgtctgtttaattcatttgcccatttattaattgagctATTTTTGCTACtgttttatgagttctttatgaATTCTAGATAATAGACCTCTGTTAGAAGAACacctagcaaagattttcttctattctgtctttctttcttcacattccttatcatttcctttttgtgtgtgtgtgtgcagaaagtttttaatttaatgaaacaCCATTTATGAACTCTGGGTGTTATCTCCTGAGCTTTGAGGTCCTATTCAGAAAATCATTGCCTCTTCCtgtatgctggagtgttgaccccatgtttttttcttttaaaatttctggtttgattcctagatctTTGACCCAATATGAGTTGAATTTTGTAGAGTGAGAAATAAGGTTTTGTATCTCTTTTTCCCATATTGGAtaaccagtttttccagcaccatttgtagaaAAGACCAccttttttccaatatatgttaTTGGCACTGTGTCAGGGATCAGATGAATACAGATGTTTGGGCTTTTCCCTATGTCTTCTAGTGTGCCATTAGCAATTAGGAACATGTAAATttaaactacactaagatttgaTCCCATAccactcagaatggcagtcatcaagaatacaaaataataaatgataggatgtggaaaaaaggaaACACTTTTACAGTTTTGGGATTGTTAATTAGTACAACcaaaatggaaaacagtatggaggttcctcaaaagactaagcactgaacaaccatatgacccagctctactactcctcagtatttatactgaagaattaaagtcatcatactgcagtgatatatgcatacccatgtttatagcagcacagttcatagccaaactatggaaccagctatttattcagccataaagaaaaaataattttatttaaagaaaaatggatagaactggagttCATTATGTTATGGGAAAGAAGCCAAACTCTAAATATTGAGAGTCATATGTTTTTcttcatatgtagaagctagagagagaaaaggaaaagaaacttagGGTAAGTGGAAATCTCATGAACATcagagatcagtagaggaaagggccTGGGAGattggagggagggagagatggggaacATTCTAGGGAGAGATTTCAGCCATATTGTATTGCCTGTGCAAACATGTAACAGCAAATGTCATCATTATGtccaactgtaatgcaccaataagaaatggggaaaaagaCAGACACATATTAGCAACTACTACACATTCGTTATCTGAAGCATAAAGTTacttatataaaaaaatctattgaacAGAATGTGTGGTGTTGTATGGATGACAATGCATTCAAAACAAACACTAAtaaacttaatttcttttattctccttttctatttGATCATGTTTAttgcttagtttttgtttttgtatttctttttttttatacaaaattttttaaactttattatttatttatttattatttgtatgtgatgctgtggatcgaacccagggccttgcacgtgagaagtgagcgctccaccactgaaccacaaccccagcccctttacatttcttttaaaaaaattaaagcagtgCCTGTTCATGGAGAAATGGAACCAAACTtcaagtgattttattttgttgggGTTGTTTCCTCAAAATCAAACTGGCCTCCTTCTCTTGCTTCTGATCCTATTGATATTTATTCTTGCCTCAGTGGGGAACTCAGGGATGACTGCCCTCATCTTCTTGGACCCGcggctccacacccccatgtactttctcctcagccagctctccctcatGGACCTGATGTACATCTCCACCACTGTCCCCAAAATGGTGTACAACTTCCTCTCTGGCCAGAAGAGCATCTCCTTCCTGGCCTGTGCTGTGCAAATGTTCTTCTTCCTGACAATGGCTGGCTCAGAAGGTTTAATCCTGGcctccatggcctatgaccgctttgtGGCCATATGCCACCCCCTCCACTACCCCATCCGCATGAGTAAAAGGATGTGTTTGAAGATGATCCTGGTGCCCTGGACACTGGGCTCCATCAACTCCCTGGCACACACATTTTACATCCTTCATCTTCCTTACTGCAGGTCTAGGGCCATCAATCATTTTTTCTGTGATGTCCCAGCCATGGTTCCTCTGGCCTGTATGGACACCTGGGTCTATGAGTACATGGTGTTTGTGAGCACAGGCCTGTTTCTCATTGTTCCTTTCCTTGGCATCACTGTGTCCTATGGACGGGTCATTTTTACTATCTTCCACATGCAGTcaaaagagggaagaagaaaggcttTCACCACGTGCTCCACACATTTAACTGTGGTGACATTTTATTGTGCACCTTTTGCCTACACTTATTTCCGACCAAAGAATCTTCGCTCCCCAGCAGAGGATAAGAACCTGGCTGTCTTCTACACCATCCTCACTCCCATGCTCAATCCCATCATCTACAGCCTAAGAAACAAGGAGGTGCTAGGGGCCATGAGAAGAGTGTGGGGTCTGTTCTCCCCCAGGAAGAAGTGACCATGGCCATCCCTGCTCCTCTGTATGGCTTCTCTCCATGCAGACTGGAACACTCCCGTGCAGCACTGACCAAGAGTACTATAGTGCAATGATGTATGTCTCTAGTGACATTTATCagtaaaattaattgaaataatataCTGAACATTATAAACTAATATAATgatcaatattttaatttcaaacaaAACACGCTAAAATTTACAATGCAAATATtaattacactttattttatactATTATGAATTATTGCATATAATACAGTACATGTTCTTACATATATTAGTAAATGTAATAATATTTATACTGATATTGAAATGTTATGTCTACATGCATCACATGaaattattattgcttgtatactttgttttcattctattttgtCAAATCTTGTGTGTAATTTATATTCACAACCCACAGCTACTCAGACTATAGATCCATCAAGTTTCCCACAAACATATGTGACCCAGTGTTTATGAAGTTATAGGGCCTCTAGGTGACTAATGTCCTCTCCTTCAGAGAAACATGTGGCTTCATTTTCTGACCATGATTCCTGGTCTTGTGACAAAGAATTGTACTCTCAACCTTTAAAAATAGCCATTCACTTCCTTTAAATTTCAGTTGTAACTCTTGTAGCAGTATAGTACCCTAAGCAGCTCCTGGAATCCACCGTCACCCACATCTCTGATCATTCTCCTGGCATGTGCTATGTAAAGAGCATTCTCTTCCCTGGGCAGATGCTGCACTTTTCCTTCACTTcccttttcaaattatttgacCAGGAGCATCCATGATCCTTGACTCCATTAGGAGGTTCTCCTTGGCTCCTATCACCAGTGCCTCCTCTGAGCGGCTCTTTGGGGTCTTCTTTCCCACCATCTGGGCAGTCAACACAGTGTGCCTCTCTCATGTGCATGGCTGTGCCCTCCCCAGCCTCACAGGCAGCCTGTGTCTGCAGGTATCACTGGGTCTCATGCTTTCTAATCTGCCTGCCTGGTCAGTTCCATGAGCCATCGGCCACATGCCCAGCTCCGTCCTGGAGGTAACTCTCCATCCACGTTCTGTCCCATTTCACCAAATTGGAGCTTATGAGATTTACTGAGGTCACTTGACCTGGTGGTGTGGCATCAGCACAAGCATCTGCTGTTGGACCAGGGGACATCTTCTATTGTTCTATCTCACACATGTACTGGGGATGTTCTTGATGTGTACACATCTAGCCTGACTGCTCGGTGTTTCTGAAGACCGTAGGGTCCATCAGATACCTTTCAGTATgtctcttttctgttttaatagaaattaatttgCTTCATTCCTTTCAACTAAGAACCCTGGCTGATACAATCAGATTCAAATTTGAATGTAACTAGAAAATATTATGGAAAGTAAGAGCAGTAATTATACTAATGGAGGagaagagaaacattaaaatatttaggaaacaaTAAGATTTTATAATTATCTAGATGGATCGCAATTGGATGAAAGTGTCTGGTTTGAAGCCCAAATGTCAGACTAGCctccattttattcattcattcaatcatgtattcatattttgtaccagaaattgaatcCACAAACATAGCCACTGgactacaaccctagccctgtttcctttttaatttagaaacaggatATTATGACCTTCAATTTTTGGGTCACTTACATTTACTTCTATGTTCACTACAATGCTATAATACTCAGTATTTAGAGGCTGATAAGTCAACTACTCCATGAAGTAATTGCTTCCTTGGGttctatgtctttttttatttgttttaattagttacaaatGACAGTTCAATGATCTTGACAGGTTCTAAGTCTTATTAATAATCCTGAATATTATATCTGTACAGAAGTCATCAAACGAAATgtctccattattttatttatgtttgctGTTCATACT containing:
- the LOC114078862 gene encoding olfactory receptor 2L13-like produces the protein MEKWNQTSSDFILLGLFPQNQTGLLLLLLILLIFILASVGNSGMTALIFLDPRLHTPMYFLLSQLSLMDLMYISTTVPKMVYNFLSGQKSISFLACAVQMFFFLTMAGSEGLILASMAYDRFVAICHPLHYPIRMSKRMCLKMILVPWTLGSINSLAHTFYILHLPYCRSRAINHFFCDVPAMVPLACMDTWVYEYMVFVSTGLFLIVPFLGITVSYGRVIFTIFHMQSKEGRRKAFTTCSTHLTVVTFYCAPFAYTYFRPKNLRSPAEDKNLAVFYTILTPMLNPIIYSLRNKEVLGAMRRVWGLFSPRKK